One region of Gammaproteobacteria bacterium genomic DNA includes:
- the mltG gene encoding endolytic transglycosylase MltG, which yields MAETRHVAITILAISLLLAGFFGVWLWTDVQRAMNTPIALDHSSLRYAIKPGMTLRAVAYELADLGVLKHPNYMILVGRLQGNEGEIKVGEYEFSPASTPLQMLDDFVKGKVLQYALRLIEGWTFSEVLAAVKNDEYLIHHLTDYDHEAVMTKLGQPGVHPEGRFFPDTYFFPLGTTDIDFLLWAQKTMDEVLAEEWTRRDFDLPYNSPYAALIMASIIEKETGVAEERSKISGVFVRRLQRGMKLQTDPTVIYALGDQFEGNIKRTHLDIDSPYNTYRNRGLTPTPIAMPGADSIHAALHPAAGDALYFVSKGDGTHHFSGSLAEHKQAVKKYQLNSMSITRE from the coding sequence TTGGCTGAAACGCGCCATGTTGCAATCACAATCTTAGCCATTTCCCTTTTATTGGCAGGCTTTTTCGGAGTTTGGCTTTGGACAGACGTTCAGCGTGCAATGAACACCCCGATTGCATTAGATCATTCTTCCCTGAGATACGCCATTAAGCCCGGCATGACCCTCCGAGCCGTGGCATATGAGCTGGCTGATCTTGGCGTACTTAAACATCCCAATTACATGATTTTGGTGGGACGCTTACAGGGCAACGAAGGGGAAATCAAAGTAGGCGAATATGAATTTAGCCCGGCTTCAACACCATTACAGATGCTAGATGACTTCGTTAAAGGGAAGGTGCTTCAATATGCTTTAAGACTCATTGAGGGATGGACTTTCTCAGAGGTCCTGGCGGCTGTCAAAAACGATGAATATTTGATTCATCATCTAACGGACTATGATCACGAAGCGGTCATGACCAAACTGGGCCAACCTGGCGTTCACCCGGAAGGGCGATTTTTCCCCGATACCTATTTTTTCCCCTTGGGCACCACAGACATCGATTTTCTGCTGTGGGCGCAAAAGACGATGGATGAAGTCCTCGCCGAAGAATGGACACGACGGGATTTCGATCTGCCGTATAATTCGCCTTATGCAGCATTAATTATGGCATCAATCATAGAAAAGGAGACGGGTGTAGCCGAGGAACGTTCTAAAATCAGTGGCGTTTTTGTGCGGCGACTGCAGCGCGGCATGAAGCTGCAAACAGATCCAACCGTGATCTACGCCCTTGGAGATCAATTCGAAGGTAACATCAAGCGAACACACCTGGACATTGACAGCCCCTATAATACTTATCGCAACCGAGGTCTTACGCCGACCCCCATTGCAATGCCGGGCGCGGATTCTATCCATGCAGCCCTACATCCTGCGGCGGGTGACGCCCTCTATTTCGTCTCGAAAGGTGACGGCACCCACCATTTTTCAGGATCACTCGCTGAGCACAAGCAAGCAGTGAAAAAATATCAATTAAATAGTATGTCTATAACGCGCGAATAA
- a CDS encoding PilZ domain-containing protein translates to MTATAGRDPRQGILSLTIRDKSALYAAYMPFIKNGGLFIPTAKKYKIGDEVFLLLTLMDSKEKLPVAGRVVWITPVGAQGNKSAGIGVQFSELDKGATRNKIETQLAGALKSDRNTHTM, encoded by the coding sequence GTGACCGCAACTGCTGGCCGAGATCCACGTCAAGGTATTTTATCGCTCACTATTCGCGATAAGAGTGCTTTGTATGCAGCGTATATGCCGTTTATTAAGAATGGCGGCCTGTTTATCCCTACGGCGAAGAAATACAAGATCGGGGATGAGGTCTTCCTCTTGTTGACGCTGATGGACAGCAAGGAAAAGCTACCCGTTGCCGGTCGTGTGGTGTGGATTACCCCTGTCGGCGCCCAGGGCAACAAGAGTGCGGGCATTGGTGTCCAGTTCAGTGAGCTGGATAAGGGTGCAACGCGCAATAAGATCGAAACCCAGCTAGCCGGTGCCCTGAAGTCCGATAGAAACACCCACACGATGTAA
- the pabC gene encoding aminodeoxychorismate lyase, with the protein MVLINGTPCEYIAVHERGLHYGDGLFETMPVVDGKPLCWERHINRLHHACERLRIPFPGERLLVDEAQQVCAAVKHGVLKIILTRGSGARGYRAPIDAEPTRIIAEYPWPNYPQAYYTHGITVRLCDTRLGRNKDLAGIKHLNRLEQVLARSEWDDPSVAEGLMLDTEDYVIEGTMTNLFMVSNEELVTPDLMFCGIAGVMRSLVIDAAPKLGIALKVTNLRLGDLMSAEEVFLCNSVVGIWVVRQLDQHEYPFGSLANRMIEHLHEERVLAIG; encoded by the coding sequence TTGGTCCTCATAAACGGAACACCTTGCGAATATATTGCCGTTCATGAGCGAGGTCTACATTACGGTGATGGTCTATTTGAGACGATGCCGGTGGTCGATGGGAAGCCCCTGTGTTGGGAACGACATATTAACCGTCTTCATCACGCCTGCGAGCGGTTGCGCATTCCATTTCCCGGTGAACGATTGCTTGTTGACGAGGCACAGCAAGTGTGTGCCGCAGTTAAACACGGTGTCTTAAAGATCATTCTTACGCGGGGAAGCGGCGCTCGCGGCTATCGTGCGCCCATCGACGCCGAACCCACCCGCATCATTGCGGAGTACCCCTGGCCGAATTATCCACAGGCGTATTACACCCACGGCATTACGGTCCGTTTGTGCGATACGCGCTTAGGCCGTAACAAGGATCTTGCTGGCATCAAGCACCTGAATCGATTGGAGCAAGTGCTTGCCCGTAGTGAGTGGGACGATCCCTCTGTAGCAGAAGGATTAATGCTGGACACTGAGGATTATGTCATTGAAGGCACGATGACCAATCTTTTTATGGTATCAAATGAGGAACTCGTCACGCCTGACTTAATGTTCTGCGGTATCGCTGGCGTGATGCGGAGCCTTGTGATAGATGCTGCGCCCAAACTTGGAATAGCATTAAAAGTAACGAATTTACGTCTAGGGGATCTAATGAGCGCGGAAGAGGTATTTTTATGTAACAGTGTAGTTGGCATATGGGTAGTAAGGCAACTCGACCAACACGAATATCCTTTTGGTAGTCTGGCAAACCGGATGATCGAGCACCTTCACGAAGAAAGGGTTTTAGCAATTGGCTGA
- the tmk gene encoding dTMP kinase — protein sequence MGYFITLEGIEGAGKSTNARLLSEHIEQSGRQVLLTREPGGTQVGETIRTLLLDSHQLNITADTELLLMFAARAEHLDKAIKPALCAGKVVVCDRFTDASYAYQGHGRSIPTERISVLESWVQGDLKPDLTLLLDVPVEIGIKRISARGSADRFERERAEFFEAVRDCYISLAKTDAERIRIIDATLPLSEVQAKIRSLVDSVLT from the coding sequence ATGGGTTATTTTATTACACTTGAAGGTATAGAAGGGGCAGGGAAGAGTACTAACGCAAGATTGCTCAGTGAGCACATTGAGCAATCCGGCAGGCAAGTTCTGTTAACAAGAGAACCGGGTGGCACGCAGGTTGGTGAGACCATACGAACTTTATTATTGGACAGCCACCAACTGAATATCACAGCGGATACAGAGTTACTATTGATGTTCGCTGCTCGTGCCGAGCATTTAGATAAGGCGATCAAACCTGCATTGTGCGCGGGTAAGGTCGTTGTATGTGACCGCTTTACGGATGCGAGTTATGCATACCAGGGCCATGGAAGGAGTATTCCCACAGAACGCATATCAGTTTTGGAATCCTGGGTACAAGGCGATCTAAAACCTGATCTGACCCTCCTGTTAGATGTGCCGGTAGAAATTGGAATCAAGCGCATTAGCGCGCGCGGCAGTGCAGATCGCTTTGAGCGCGAGAGAGCAGAATTTTTCGAAGCAGTCCGTGACTGCTACATATCTCTTGCGAAGACTGACGCTGAACGGATCCGAATCATTGATGCTACGTTGCCGCTGTCTGAGGTACAGGCCAAAATTCGATCACTTGTTGACAGTGTGCTGACATGA
- a CDS encoding TatD family hydrolase: MLVDSHCHLPLLDLHDLGGSLDAVLSSAREFGVGHFLCVSVDLASFPDVLRLAHTYDNVFASVGVHPNAEAGEEPTADELAQHASDARVIAIGETGLDYYRSTGELDWQRDRLRIHIAAAKKARKPLIIHMREAAQDLLCILEEEGAEKVGGVMHCFTGDNDTAQRAMAMNFYISFSGIVTFKNATALQEVAAGIPLERLLVETDAPYLAPVPHRGQQNQPAYARHVAESLAQLRNMRFAELAEATTQNFFALFKGALP, encoded by the coding sequence TTGTTAGTCGACTCGCACTGCCACCTTCCTCTCCTAGACTTACATGACCTTGGCGGCAGCCTAGATGCTGTGCTCTCCAGTGCACGTGAGTTCGGTGTTGGCCACTTCCTATGCGTCTCGGTTGATCTCGCCAGTTTCCCTGACGTGCTGCGTCTGGCGCACACGTATGACAACGTTTTCGCATCCGTAGGTGTCCATCCAAACGCCGAGGCAGGAGAAGAGCCCACCGCCGACGAACTCGCCCAACACGCGTCCGACGCACGCGTCATTGCCATTGGCGAGACAGGGCTTGATTACTATCGCAGCACAGGCGAGCTGGATTGGCAACGGGATCGGTTACGGATCCACATTGCCGCCGCAAAAAAAGCTCGTAAGCCATTGATTATACATATGCGGGAAGCCGCACAAGACCTGCTGTGCATCCTGGAAGAGGAGGGCGCCGAGAAGGTCGGTGGCGTGATGCACTGCTTCACGGGGGACAACGATACCGCCCAGCGGGCCATGGCGATGAATTTCTATATCTCCTTCTCCGGCATCGTTACCTTTAAGAACGCCACGGCGCTGCAGGAAGTTGCCGCCGGGATACCGCTTGAGCGCTTGCTCGTTGAAACGGATGCGCCGTATTTGGCCCCCGTTCCGCACCGTGGCCAACAGAACCAACCGGCGTATGCGCGGCACGTGGCTGAGTCCCTTGCTCAGCTCCGGAATATGCGGTTTGCTGAGCTCGCCGAGGCCACGACCCAGAACTTCTTTGCGCTCTTCAAAGGCGCGCTGCCCTGA
- the fabF gene encoding beta-ketoacyl-ACP synthase II: MSKRRVMVTGLGLITPVGNTVESTWNNLLAGRSGIAPITHFDTSEFTVRFGGSIKDFDVTQYLSPKDARKMDLFIHYGMAAGIQAIEDAALEITEKNAERIGVAIGSGIGGLPSIENGHNTYLQSGPKKMSPFYIPSSIINMISGNLSIKFGLKGPTYAIVSACSTGTHNIGDAARMIKYGDADVMIAGGAEMATSPTGLGGFAAARALSQRNDEPETASRPWDKDRDGFVLSDGAGVIVLEEYEHAKTRGAQIYGELIGYGMSSDAYHVTAPPEGGEGAVRCIENALRDAEINPEQVDYINAHGTSTPLGDRVETEAVKTVFGDHAYCLAVSSTKSMIGHLLGAAGGVEAIFSLLSIQDQVAPPTTNLFTPDPDCDLDYVPNEARKMKIDVVLSNSFGFGGTNSTLVFKRLT, from the coding sequence ATGAGTAAAAGACGTGTAATGGTAACCGGCCTTGGCTTGATAACCCCAGTGGGTAATACGGTTGAGTCCACTTGGAACAATCTATTAGCCGGCCGAAGCGGTATCGCTCCAATTACACATTTTGATACTTCGGAGTTTACGGTCCGATTTGGCGGTTCTATTAAGGATTTCGACGTAACTCAATATCTTTCCCCCAAGGATGCCAGAAAAATGGACCTGTTCATCCATTATGGGATGGCGGCTGGCATACAAGCAATTGAAGATGCCGCTCTGGAAATAACTGAAAAAAACGCTGAACGTATTGGTGTTGCTATTGGTTCAGGTATTGGTGGTTTGCCAAGTATCGAGAACGGACACAATACGTATTTGCAAAGCGGTCCAAAAAAAATGTCACCATTCTATATTCCAAGCAGCATCATCAATATGATCTCAGGAAATTTATCTATCAAGTTCGGCCTCAAAGGGCCGACTTATGCCATCGTTAGTGCCTGCTCGACCGGTACACACAACATCGGTGATGCGGCGCGTATGATCAAATATGGCGACGCAGACGTTATGATTGCTGGCGGAGCAGAGATGGCTACGTCGCCAACTGGGTTAGGTGGGTTCGCTGCCGCACGAGCGCTATCACAGCGCAATGATGAACCCGAAACTGCCAGTCGGCCGTGGGACAAAGACCGCGACGGCTTTGTTCTGAGCGATGGTGCGGGTGTCATTGTATTAGAGGAGTATGAGCATGCAAAAACGCGTGGGGCGCAGATCTACGGGGAGCTAATCGGCTATGGAATGAGCAGCGATGCCTATCACGTTACGGCGCCACCGGAAGGCGGAGAAGGGGCGGTTCGCTGTATAGAAAATGCACTCCGCGATGCTGAAATCAACCCCGAGCAAGTCGATTATATTAATGCGCACGGCACGTCGACGCCTCTTGGCGACAGGGTAGAGACCGAAGCTGTCAAGACAGTGTTTGGCGATCACGCTTATTGTCTTGCTGTAAGTTCAACGAAGTCCATGATCGGGCATCTGTTAGGCGCAGCGGGTGGCGTCGAAGCTATCTTTTCGCTGCTATCAATTCAGGATCAGGTCGCACCGCCAACGACTAATCTATTTACACCGGATCCTGACTGCGACTTGGACTACGTCCCAAATGAAGCTCGCAAGATGAAGATCGACGTTGTACTCTCGAACTCTTTCGGCTTTGGGGGAACAAACAGTACGCTTGTCTTTAAACGTTTGACTTGA
- a CDS encoding aminotransferase class V-fold PLP-dependent enzyme, whose amino-acid sequence MASVKLEIEFPQPDDVIYLNHAGVSPWPRRAARAIEEFARENITRGALNYSAWIAQETGLREQLAALINAPSADDIALLKNTSEALSFVASGLNWQRGQNIVSSDQEFSSNRIVWQALAPLGVEFREVAIEGVKEPEQALIAACDENTHLLTISSVQYGSGIQLNLSELGNFCSDNNILFCVDAIQSLGAVRFDVQAVKADFVMADGHKWMMGPEGLALFYCRSALRERLNLNEYGWHMTEDYLDYDRRDWRVAPTARRFECGSPNMLGVHALSASLTLFQEIGMEQIERNVLKNSSYLIDVIGSKSQFTLRTPKAPGRYAGIVAFRPETVDLKTVHRKLTQSGVICALRQGAIRFSPHFYTPRAKLDRALECLLAL is encoded by the coding sequence ATGGCCTCTGTGAAGCTTGAGATTGAGTTCCCGCAACCCGATGACGTCATCTATCTCAATCACGCGGGTGTTTCGCCTTGGCCGCGGCGTGCCGCCCGTGCCATCGAGGAATTTGCCCGGGAGAACATTACTCGTGGCGCACTGAACTATTCCGCCTGGATCGCGCAGGAGACGGGGCTGCGCGAGCAGCTGGCGGCGCTGATTAACGCCCCGTCGGCCGACGATATTGCGCTTTTAAAAAATACCTCGGAAGCCCTGTCGTTTGTCGCCAGTGGCCTCAACTGGCAACGTGGGCAGAATATCGTCTCCAGCGACCAGGAATTTTCCTCAAATCGCATCGTTTGGCAGGCGCTGGCGCCCTTGGGCGTCGAATTTCGCGAAGTCGCCATCGAAGGAGTTAAGGAACCTGAACAAGCGCTCATCGCCGCTTGTGACGAGAACACGCACCTACTGACAATCAGCTCAGTGCAGTACGGCTCGGGGATACAGCTTAATCTCAGCGAGCTAGGCAATTTCTGCAGCGACAACAATATCTTATTTTGTGTCGATGCGATTCAGAGCTTGGGCGCCGTGCGCTTTGATGTGCAGGCTGTTAAAGCTGATTTCGTCATGGCCGATGGGCATAAATGGATGATGGGACCGGAGGGCTTGGCGCTCTTTTATTGCCGGAGCGCATTGCGCGAGCGGCTGAACCTTAACGAATATGGTTGGCATATGACCGAAGATTATCTTGATTACGACCGGCGGGACTGGCGAGTGGCGCCTACGGCGCGTCGTTTCGAATGCGGCAGCCCCAATATGCTGGGCGTCCACGCCTTATCCGCCAGTCTCACCCTTTTCCAGGAGATTGGCATGGAGCAGATTGAGAGAAATGTTCTTAAGAATTCATCATATCTTATTGATGTTATTGGTTCTAAAAGTCAGTTTACCTTGCGAACCCCGAAGGCGCCGGGGCGCTATGCGGGCATCGTCGCTTTTCGCCCAGAAACGGTGGACCTAAAAACGGTTCATCGGAAGCTCACACAATCCGGCGTTATCTGCGCGCTGCGCCAAGGCGCGATCCGCTTTTCCCCGCATTTCTACACGCCAAGAGCCAAGCTCGACCGGGCCCTTGAGTGTCTCCTTGCCCTGTAG
- the acpP gene encoding acyl carrier protein, which yields MSSVQERVKKIVVEQLGVKEEEVTTEASFVDDLGADSLDTVELVMALEEEFKTEIPDEEAEKITTVEQAIDYISANLE from the coding sequence ATGTCTAGCGTGCAAGAACGTGTCAAGAAGATCGTTGTCGAACAGTTAGGCGTTAAGGAGGAAGAGGTGACGACGGAGGCATCATTCGTAGACGATTTAGGAGCAGATTCCCTTGACACAGTCGAATTGGTGATGGCATTGGAAGAAGAATTTAAAACAGAAATTCCGGATGAAGAGGCCGAGAAGATTACAACAGTGGAGCAAGCAATCGATTATATCTCTGCAAATTTGGAGTAA
- a CDS encoding DNA polymerase III subunit delta' — translation MTEILPWHKGAWETLLEARRAGRFPHALLLTGPRGIGLGQFSRQLAAGLLCREPLANGLACHACKACRLIEAGYHPDLFIAMPEAEGKPIKIDQIRELIEFVSLKSQYERDKIGIIDPADAMNRNAANSLLKTLEEPPPQSRMLLLSHRPSFLPVTVRSRCQRVDLIASPRSEVIAWLASRMKAPHEPEDLLSLAGNGPLGALRMLEEGAYTLPQALLDDLEALSLKRSDPVTIAQKWLSVGPAEVIGCLMRLTVDMARLKLTADPPTLTNRSARNRLKVLIKPLDLTQVLDCYERLSQHHVLLSGYSNVNAQSLLEDVTIQWAEYRDTNERSIL, via the coding sequence ATGACTGAGATCTTGCCTTGGCATAAAGGCGCGTGGGAGACTCTTCTGGAAGCCCGCCGCGCAGGCCGATTTCCTCACGCATTGTTGCTCACTGGTCCGAGGGGCATCGGGCTCGGTCAATTTTCAAGACAACTGGCCGCAGGCTTGTTGTGCCGTGAGCCGCTTGCGAATGGATTGGCGTGTCATGCTTGTAAGGCGTGTCGGCTGATTGAAGCGGGCTACCATCCCGATCTCTTTATCGCGATGCCAGAAGCGGAGGGCAAACCAATCAAGATCGATCAGATCCGGGAATTGATCGAGTTCGTCAGTCTAAAAAGCCAATACGAACGCGACAAAATAGGCATTATCGATCCAGCGGATGCGATGAATCGAAATGCCGCCAACAGTTTGCTGAAGACCTTGGAAGAACCACCGCCTCAGTCGCGCATGTTACTGCTTAGCCACCGGCCATCATTTCTTCCGGTTACCGTCCGAAGCCGATGTCAACGGGTTGACCTCATTGCTTCGCCACGATCTGAAGTGATCGCATGGCTTGCGAGCCGGATGAAGGCGCCGCACGAACCGGAGGACCTGCTTTCGCTGGCAGGCAATGGGCCACTCGGGGCCCTGAGAATGCTGGAAGAAGGGGCCTACACCCTGCCACAGGCGCTTCTCGACGACTTAGAAGCCCTATCGCTAAAGCGGTCGGATCCGGTGACGATCGCACAAAAATGGCTCAGCGTTGGGCCAGCTGAAGTGATTGGGTGCTTAATGAGGCTCACAGTCGACATGGCGCGCCTGAAACTGACAGCGGATCCGCCAACCCTTACTAACAGAAGCGCTCGGAACCGCTTGAAAGTATTGATAAAACCGCTAGACTTAACTCAGGTATTGGATTGCTACGAGCGGCTATCGCAGCATCACGTGCTACTAAGCGGCTATTCCAACGTAAATGCTCAAAGTCTGCTAGAAGACGTTACCATTCAGTGGGCGGAGTATAGAGACACCAACGAGAGGAGCATCTTGTGA